The following proteins are co-located in the Castor canadensis chromosome 5, mCasCan1.hap1v2, whole genome shotgun sequence genome:
- the St6gal1 gene encoding beta-galactoside alpha-2,6-sialyltransferase 1 isoform X2, whose product MNSQLVTTEERFLKDSLYNEGILIVWDPSVYHSDIPKWYQNPDYNFFKNYKSYRKLHPNQPFYILKPQMPWELWDILQEISPEKIQPNPPSSGMLGVIIMLTLCDQVDIYEFLPSKRKTDVCYYYQKYFDSACTMGAYHPLLFEKNMVKHLNEGTDEDIYHLGKATLSGFRTIHC is encoded by the exons ATGAACTCTCAG TTGGTCACCACAGAAGAGCGCTTCCTTAAAGACAGTTTGTATAACGAAGGAATCCTAATTGTGTGGGACCCATCTGTGTACCATTCAGATATCCCAAAG tgGTACCAGAATCCCGACTACAATTTCTTTAAGAACTATAAAAGCTATCGCAAGCTGCATCCCAACCAGCCTTTTTACATCCTCAAGCCCCAGATGCCTTGGGAGCTATGGGACATTCTTCAGGAAATCTCCCCAGAGAAGATTCAGCCAAACCCCCCTTCCTCTGGGATGCTGG GTGTCATCATCATGTTGACGCTGTGTGACCAGGTGGATATTTATGAGTTCCTCCCATCCAAGCGCAAGACCGATGTGTGCTACTACTACCAAAAGTACTTTGACAGCGCTTGCACGATGGGTGCCTACCACCCACTCCTCTTTGAGAAGAATATGGTGAAGCACCTCAATGAAGGCACAGATGAGGACATTTACCACCTTGGAAAAGCCACACTGTCCGGCTTTAGGACCATTCACTGCTGA